The Plasmodium knowlesi strain H genome assembly, chromosome: 14 genome has a segment encoding these proteins:
- a CDS encoding pre-mRNA-processing factor 40, putative translates to MQNKSNTPSIPGLPGLPGIPGLPGMPGLPNMPGLPGMPGLPGIPNMSGHPMNGQGMNNSGPYMNNNSMSQLPMPFIPGLMPPMNASDYYGKNMMHMNPGVGPYENYNTLMYGQHTNMNIPMPPGSVDIMGDMAAMHMGNPNMIKLYNKDFMNSSSQKGADSNMMGGQLGGSMMNMPMNYMNRYSGENHGWCEMVAKNGRKYYYNSITKASKWEKPDELKSKVELRISQQTKWKEYSCGDGRTYWHNEEKNISVWDEPEDIKKIKLECATEDAENQESVDKCPNSSSTTHESVNKGENANNTPTGSFAKEVPNQTTDDAMNNVSTDSTTGKANTCTNDFGMYSYLHMQNGMPIDLNNNAMMPISSVDEANQKKNAPDKINNKITMVWKKFENKNEAKEHLKILFEEKNINPKLTWENALKILENDDRWFSLSVLTKGEKKQMFSEYISHAAKRASENERRKRQRSRELIFQTLINWKKLNEKTSYEEFAAEFHKEEWWDWITENERDEIFQDFLDDYRHKFKEDRRKKRKKTSEILKEKFQQYADKKNPLKWNDVKVYFKDDADFNSLHKIDALAAWESFFEKYHNDEKTELKKKVFRILRKKRDAFIELLHEYHKKNVLNMKTQWIFFVSKIYKDERYTDLLGHQGSSPKVLFDEYIDSLQEQYLRHKLYIKCAYKEMNCTVDENTTFDEFLQFFASVQSKYNIPHTNMNFIYHSFQKKLKEKKNKEIKHINKVAKYFAKVPELKTSMSYSRVISIVKNSSKWPVLCELCPNEEQKMAAYNTWKSSANSTKNCLSIDSSASNSNRNIRNGKRKESFRNSDDDTEEEHNSKAHSKYRKYAREESDSSDQTIESLRTIDHNSPN, encoded by the coding sequence ATGCAGAACAAATCGAATACACCGAGCATTCCAGGCTTGCCTGGATTGCCAGGAATTCCGGGCCTCCCAGGTATGCCAGGATTACCAAATATGCCTGGCCTACCAGGAATGCCAGGTCTCCCAGGAATACCGAACATGTCTGGGCATCCAATGAACGGCCAAGGCATGAACAATAGTGGGCCCTACATGAACAATAACTCGATGAGTCAATTGCCCATGCCATTTATCCCGGGATTAATGCCACCTATGAACGCTTCAGATTATTATGGGAAGAATATGATGCACATGAACCCAGGGGTAGGGCCCTACGAGAACTACAATACCCTTATGTATGGACAACATACCAACATGAACATCCCGATGCCGCCAGGCTCTGTAGACATTATGGGAGACATGGCGGCTATGCATATGGGAAACCCTAATATGATAAAATTGTACAATAAAGATTTTATGAATAGCAGTTCTCAAAAGGGGGCTGACAGTAATATGATGGGGGGGCAGTTGGGCGGAAGCATGATGAACATGCCCATGAACTACATGAACCGTTACAGTGGAGAAAACCACGGGTGGTGTGAAATGGTCGCAAAGAATGGAAGGAAGTATTACTACAACTCTATAACCAAAGCttccaaatgggaaaagccAGATGAACTAAAGTCCAAGGTGGAGCTACGAATTTCTCAACAAACTAAATGGAAGGAATATTCCTGTGGGGATGGGAGAACCTACTGGcataatgaagagaaaaatattagTGTATGGGATGAACCAGAGGACATTAAAAAGATTAAACTTGAATGTGCTACCGAAGACGCAGAAAATCAAGAGAGCGTAGATAAATGCCCCAACAGCAGTAGCACTACGCATGAAAGTGTGAATAAGGGAGAAAACGCGAATAACACCCCCACGGGTAGTTTCGCAAAGGAGGTTCCAAATCAAACCACTGATGATGCTATGAACAATGTCAGTACGGACAGTACCACGGGGAAAGCAAACACATGCACGAATGATTTTGGCATGTATAGTTATCTCCATATGCAAAATGGGATGCCAATTGATCTGAACAATAACGCTATGATGCCCATCAGCAGCGTCGACGAGGCAAatcagaagaaaaatgcaccTGATAAAATCAATAACAAAATAACCATGGTGTggaaaaaattcgaaaataaaaatgaagcaaaagaacacttaaaaatattatttgaagaaaaaaatattaacccAAAATTGACCTGGGAAAATGCTTTAAAAATTCTCGAAAATGATGACCGCTGGTTCAGCCTGTCTGTGCTgacaaagggggaaaaaaagcaaatgtTTTCTGAATATATTAGCCACGCTGCTAAAAGGGCTAGcgaaaatgaaaggagaaaaaggcaaaggTCCAgagaattaatttttcaaacattaatcaattggaaaaaattaaatgaaaaaacgtCCTACGAAGAATTTGCGGCCGAATTTCACAAAGAAGAATGGTGGGATTGGATtacagaaaatgaaagggatGAAATTTTTCAAGACTTTTTAGATGATTATCGACACAAATTTAAAGAAgatcgaaggaaaaaaagaaaaaaaacgtccgaaattttaaaagagaAATTTCAACAATAtgcagataaaaaaaatcctttaaAATGGAATGATGTCAAAGTCTACTTCAAGGATGATGCAGACTTTAATTCTTTGCACAAAATTGACGCGCTAGCTGCTTGGGAAAGCTTCTTCGAAAAATATcataatgatgaaaaaacagaattaaaaaaaaaggtgtttcGAAttctgagaaaaaaaagagatgcCTTCATTGAATTATTACACGAATATCATAAGAAAAATGTTCTTAATATGAAAACACAGTGGATCTTTTTTGTGTCCAAAATTTATAAAGATGAGCGTTATACAGACTTGTTAGGACATCAGGGGTCATCCCCCAAAGTGCTATTTGACGAATATATTGATTCCCTGCAGGAACAGTACCTGAGGCATAAATTATACATCAAGTGTGCATATAAAGAAATGAATTGCACAGTTGATGAAAATACCACCTTTGAtgaatttttacaattcttCGCAAGTGTGCAGAGTAAATACAACATCCCGCACACAAATATGAATTTTATTTACCActcttttcaaaaaaaattgaaagaaaagaaaaataaggaaattaAACATATTAACAAAGTTGCCAAATATTTCGCCAAAGTTCCCGAACTTAAAACTAGCATGTCCTACAGTAGAGTGATTAGCATTGTTAAAAACTCCAGCAAGTGGCCCGTGTTGTGTGAGCTGTGTCCAAAtgaggaacaaaaaatggcTGCGTACAATACGTGGAAATCTTCTGCAAACTCGACGAAGAATTGCCTCTCCATTGATTCTTCAGCTTCTAATTCAAACAGAAATataagaaatggaaaacgcAAGGAATCGTTTAGAAATAGTGACGATGACACGGAGGAAGAACATAACAGCAAAGCTCACTCCAAGTATAGGAAATATGCCAGAGAGGAATCTGATTCCAGTGATCAAACAATAGAGTCCTTACGCACCATTGATCATAATTCGCCAAACTAg
- a CDS encoding protein transport protein SEC20, putative, giving the protein MKKTFLPNLGKKNENVETLSKISSMINHMKIIEDSLKNLFLSEDDLNNHDAFLLFRGKVAKRIVHYSSLAAECKDRILCAEVSDEDLEDIRQQFEYHQGNVERYKNKLSNWWNKKGKDYHRLCMNEFLTKRKSEDHGTFSVSPEEKQTDANLKDTRQMMIEEINRMKNVRSELLESSHKLRKQDQIFNMFESKIKSSTDLLFSLKKKAQNDTRYVWYSFFFFLGVCSYIILRRLGVIWALITVIKLLLSLMLYLIKFALSIFHFVKTGDEEKGTSGADDLGKTLVPIPVTTEL; this is encoded by the exons atgaaaaaaacttttttaccaaacttggggaaaaaaaacgaaaatgtaGAAACCTTGAGCAAAATCAGCTCCATGATAAATCACATGAAAATAATTGAGGACAGTCtgaagaatttatttttgtccgAGGATGACCTGAATAACCATGACGCCTTTTTGTTG TTTCGAGGAAAAGTCGCGAAGAGGATTGTCCACTACTCCAGCCTAGCTGCAGAATGCAAGGACAGGATCCTCTGTGCGGAGGTGTCCGATGAAGACTTGGAGGACATCAGACAGCAGTTCGAGTATCACCAAGGGAATGTGGAAAG GTATAAGAATAAGCTGAGCAACTGgtggaacaaaaaaggaaaggactACCACCGCCTTTGTATGAATGAATTTCTGACCAAGCGTAAAAG TGAAGACCATGGAACATTCTCAGTGTCAccagaggaaaaacaaacggATGCAAATTTAAAAGACACAAGGCAAATGATGattgaagaaattaacagaatgaaaaatgtcAGATCGGAGCTACTCGAATCGTCCCACAAGTTGAGGAAGCAGGATCAAATATTTAACA TGTTCGAGTCGAAAATAAAATCCAGCACGGATCTGttgttttctttaaaaaaaaa GGCCCAAAATGACACACGATATGTGtggtattcttttttcttctttctggGTGTGTGCTCCTATATTATCTTGCGCAGGCTGGGCGTGATATGGGCCCTCATAACA GTTATAAAGTTGTTACTTTCATTGATGCTCTACTTGATCAAATTCGCATTAAgcatatttcattttgttaagacgggtgatgaagaaaagggaacGAGTGGGGCAGACGATTTGGGGAAAACCCTTGTGCCCATTCCAGTTACGACTGAGCTGTGA
- a CDS encoding choline-phosphate cytidylyltransferase, putative codes for MIIKVNSAQTLENEDSKQNQNGNACKHEKSVRIYADGIYDLLHLGHMRQLKQAKQMEKDVTLIVGVCSDIDTRKFKGQIVQTLEERTETLKHIRWVDEIISPCPWVITPEFMEKHKIDFVAHDDIPYANNQKKKKKKKSKSNSIDEPNDDIYAWLKKAGKFRATKRTEGVSTTDLIVRILKNYEDYIERSLQRGIHPNELNIGVTKAQSIKMKKNLIRWGEKVTDELTKVTLTDKPLGTDFDQGIDIIRDKVHGLFKLWRQHSKKLLKDFAKSFDPMFIIIRKKSKKDNLSGMYLSDSNFFLRTVKEDLKKRKSLSNTINNIDEYYYSADEDDDNSRVTKLIGVISKVANESHNNDMDNYETCFELEACLKDRHRWGGPIGGNAKSKYTRDDNAKLGPDELLSFSSEAQVKKGSQSNHSNGSQNEQVMNASSVNRKSDCNLYNKTTYHDIIDEEDFAMGAIAHKGVVRKNSNEMSSCREHKSSSYDKDEYNSCSDHQYGDSKCSYMKIKRRNNCTKNKLSNVGKMEDFPEESHFTCSEGGGSHSSSSSYSSANGGMGHTPESSDASECPKRNDKQNDATEKGNGQGDDAQGVNTSNQEKTSESNKEDNVLKGIPKEKKKIVIYADGVYDMLHLGHMKQLEQAKKMFENTVLIVGVTSDNETKLFKGQIVQTLEERTETLRHVRWVDEIISPCPWVITPEFMEKHKIDFVAHDDIPYANNQKKKKKKKSKSNSIDEPNDDIYAWLKRAGKFRATKRTEGVSTTDLIVRILKNYEDYIERSLQRGIHPNELNIGVTKAQSIKMKKNLIRWGEKVTDELTKVTLTDKPLGTDFDQGIENLQIKFKELFKIWKNASNKLINDFTSKLDTTSYLSSLQNFVDNEYEFYDSASSVCDEETNS; via the exons ATGATAATTAAGGTCAACTCGGCTCAAACTTTGGAG AATGAAGATTCCAAACAgaatcaaaatggaaatgcgTGCAAACATGAGAAAAGTGTAAGAATATACGCCGAcg GAATATACGACCTTCTACACTTAGGTCACATGCGGCAATTAAAGCAAGCCaagcaaatggaaaaggatgTAACGCTCATTGTAGGGGTTTGCAGTGATATAGACACTAGAAAATTTAAAGGACAAATTGTGCAAACGTTAGAAGAGAGAACAGAAACCTTGAAACACATTCGTTGGGTTGATGAAATAATATCTCCTTGTCCATGGGTGATAACTCCTGAATTTATGGAAAAGCACAAAATTGATTTTGTCGCTCATGATGATATTCCTTATGCTaataatcaaaaaaaaaaaaaaaaaaaaaaaagtaaatcgAATAGTATTGATGAACCTAATGACGATATATATGCTTGGTTAAAAAAGGCTGGAAAGTTTAGAGCAACGAAACGGACGGAAGGAGTGTCCACGACAGATTTGATCGtaagaattttaaaaaattatgaagattATATTGAACGATCGTTACAAAGGGGTATTCACCCTAATGAACTAAACATTGGAGTTACAAAGGCACAGtcaattaaaatgaaaaagaacttAATAagatggggagaaaaagttaCAGATGAATTGACTAAAGTCACATTGACCGATAAACCACTTGGCACCGACTTTGATCAGGGAATAGATATAATAAGAGATAAGGTGCATGGATTATTTAAATTGTGGAGACAGCATTCCAAAAAACTTCTAAAGGATTTTGCAAAATCATTTGATCCCATGTTTATAATTATtcgaaagaaaagtaaaaaagacaACCTCTCGGGGATGTACTTGTCCGACTCCAACTTCTTCCTAAGGACTGTAAAagaggatttaaaaaaaagaaaaagtttaaGTAACACTATAAATAATATTGATGAATACTACTATTCAgctgatgaggatgatgataatAGCAGGGTAACGAAACTTATTGGTGTAATTAGCAAAGTTGCTAATGAGTCTCATAACAACGATATGGATAATTATGAAACGTGTTTTGAGTTAGAGGCTTGTTTGAAGGATCGGCACAGGTGGGGAGGCCCCATTGGGGGCAACGCCAAAAGTAAATACACACGGGATGACAACGCAAAGTTGGGCCCAGACGAACTGCTATCATTTTCCAGTGAAGCGCAAGTAAAGAAAGGTTCTCAGTCGAATCATTCCAATGGAagccaaaatgaacaagtaaTGAATGCAAGCAGTGTAAACAGAAAGAGCGACTGTAATTTGTACAATAAGACTACATACCATGATATAATTGATGAAGAGGATTTTGCTATGGGGGCAATAGCCCACAAAGGTGtggtgagaaaaaattcaaacgaGATGAGCTCTTGCAGAGAACACAAGAGCAGCAGTTACGATAAGGACGAATATAACAGCTGTTCAGATCATCAGTATGGAGATAGCAAATGTAGTtacatgaaaataaaaaggaggaataactgcactaaaaataaattatcaaatgtaggcaaaatggaagattTTCCAGAGGAGAGTCATTTTACTTGCAGTGAAGGAGGAGGTAGCcatagtagtagtagtagttaTAGCAGTGCCAATGGTGGAATGGGGCATACGCCAGAGAGCAGTGACGCTTCGGAGTGTCCCAAAAGGAACGACAAACAAAACGATGCTACCGAGAAGGGAAATGGTCAAGGCGATGATGCACAGGGGGTGAACACATCCAATCAGGAGAAAACAAGCGAATCTAACAAAGAGGACAATGTACTTAAGGGTATtccaaaggagaagaaaaaaattgtaatttaTGCAGATGGAGTGTATGACATGCTCCACCTGGGACACATGAAGCAATTGGAACAAGCAAAGAAGATGTTCGAAAATACAGTACTTATAGTAGGTGTGACTAGCGACAATGAGACGAAACTTTTCAAAGGACAGATTGTGCAAACATTGGAAGAAAGGACCGAAACGTTGAGGCACGTCCGATGGGTTGATGAAATAATATCTCCTTGTCCATGGGTGATAACTCCTGAATTTATGGAAAAGCACAAAATTGATTTTGTCGCTCATGATGATATTCCTTATGCTaataatcaaaaaaaaaaaaaaaaaaaaaaaagtaaatcaAATAGTATTGATGAACCTAATGATGATATATATGCTTGGTTAAAAAGGGCTGGAAAGTTTAGAGCAACGAAACGGACGGAAGGAGTGTCCACGACAGATTTGATAGtaagaattttaaaaaattatgaagattATATTGAACGATCGTTACAAAGGGGTATCCACCCTAATGAACTAAACATTGGAGTTACAAAAGCACAGtcaattaaaatgaaaaagaacttAATAagatggggagaaaaagttaCAGATGAATTGACTAAAGTCACCTTGACAGATAAACCACTTGGCACCGACTTTGATCAAGGAATAGAGAACCTccaaataaaatttaaagaattatttaaaatatggaaaaatgcATCTAACAAATTAATCAATGATTTTACAAGCAAACTTGACACAACATCGTATTTGTCTTCTCTCCAAAACTTCGTCGACAATGAATACGAGTTTTACGACTCTGCTAGTAGCGTCTGCGACGAAGAAACCAACAGTTaa